One window of the Bacteroidota bacterium genome contains the following:
- a CDS encoding GSCFA domain-containing protein → MNFHLQFPIHPFPQKINYSHSFVFIGSCFSENISEIMNMHKFNVVENSHGVLYNPASIAVALRRVIKNDWMTENELFLQMIVGIHGNTTVGFLTPTNKNV, encoded by the coding sequence ATGAACTTTCATCTTCAATTTCCCATTCATCCTTTTCCTCAAAAGATAAACTATTCACATTCATTTGTATTCATTGGTTCTTGCTTTTCTGAGAACATTTCGGAAATCATGAACATGCATAAGTTCAACGTTGTAGAAAACTCACATGGGGTTTTGTATAATCCGGCAAGCATTGCTGTTGCATTGCGCAGAGTTATCAAAAATGATTGGATGACGGAAAATGAATTGTTTTTGCAAATGATTGTTGGAATTCATGGGAACACCACAGTCGGTTTTCTCACCCCAACAAACAAAAATGTTTAG
- the atpC gene encoding ATP synthase F1 subunit epsilon, whose product MHLEIITPDKKVYSGEVDSVKLPGAEGSFGILKNHAPIIASLKKGTIKVTDSKKHVENFEINGGVVEVQNNNVIVLAES is encoded by the coding sequence ATGCATTTAGAAATAATAACACCAGATAAAAAGGTTTACAGCGGAGAAGTTGATTCTGTAAAACTTCCGGGTGCCGAAGGTTCTTTCGGTATCTTGAAAAATCACGCTCCTATTATTGCTTCTTTGAAAAAAGGAACAATAAAAGTTACGGATTCAAAAAAGCATGTTGAAAATTTTGAAATCAATGGCGGTGTTGTTGAAGTTCAAAACAACAATGTAATTGTTTTGGCTGAATCGTAA
- a CDS encoding DUF3089 domain-containing protein, producing the protein MNVHSLIYKVILFFFTALSFQSCITTPAAFKAEEQPAAPDYSNEKNWCALPFRKDYADIIPKSEIWMNDSLKKVDVFYVYPTLYLYGKTWNANLKNKQLNKYIDKYLLQYQATAFNQVGRIYAPRYRQARITSYLDTTGNGEKALDFAYEDVKKAFQYYLEHYNHNRPIIIASHSQGTTHCRKLIKEFFDTPEKKKQLVCAYIIGYEVDTTTYEVLTPCKDAKEINCFLTWSSFKYTFEGTGLKSHTRNKMSVNPITWKMDTTKAYGEGGVLFNLNRKKHYKSEAHVSDNNLWVKTNAPFFKRIRNLHALDYNLFWFDIRKNASTRVEEYFK; encoded by the coding sequence ATGAACGTACATTCATTAATATACAAAGTAATCCTCTTCTTTTTTACTGCACTTTCTTTCCAAAGTTGCATCACCACTCCGGCTGCATTCAAAGCTGAGGAACAACCAGCTGCACCAGACTATAGCAATGAGAAAAATTGGTGCGCTTTACCTTTCAGAAAAGACTACGCAGATATTATTCCTAAATCAGAAATATGGATGAATGATTCATTAAAAAAAGTAGATGTTTTTTATGTTTATCCAACATTGTATTTATATGGAAAAACATGGAATGCAAATTTGAAAAACAAACAATTAAATAAGTACATCGATAAATATTTGTTGCAATACCAAGCAACAGCATTTAATCAAGTTGGAAGAATATATGCCCCAAGGTATCGACAAGCCAGAATTACAAGCTATTTGGATACTACAGGAAACGGAGAAAAAGCACTCGACTTTGCCTATGAAGATGTAAAAAAAGCATTTCAATATTACTTAGAGCATTATAATCATAATCGGCCAATTATTATTGCATCCCATAGTCAAGGTACAACCCATTGCAGAAAACTTATAAAAGAATTTTTTGATACTCCGGAAAAGAAAAAGCAATTGGTATGTGCATACATTATCGGATATGAGGTTGACACAACAACTTACGAAGTGCTAACTCCTTGCAAAGATGCGAAAGAAATCAATTGTTTCCTCACCTGGTCATCTTTCAAATATACTTTTGAAGGGACCGGACTAAAAAGTCATACACGAAATAAAATGTCTGTCAATCCGATTACATGGAAAATGGATACTACAAAAGCTTACGGAGAAGGAGGAGTTTTATTTAATTTAAACAGAAAAAAACATTACAAATCAGAAGCACATGTTTCTGATAATAATTTATGGGTAAAAACAAATGCTCCTTTTTTCAAACGAATACGAAATTTACACGCATTAGATTACAATCTCTTCTGGTTTGACATACGAAAAAATGCTTCTACAAGAGTTGAAGAATATTTTAAATAA
- a CDS encoding leucine-rich repeat domain-containing protein: MKLKITYPTFLKKRLIVLLVFISTGAFSQTVLLDSLTLDTLKAFTSLEDALKNPEKVIKLELRRKKLKSFPMEILKFPNLQYLDLTKNDIKELPAEIAQLKNLQYFSISKNGLEEFPPEIGQLTNLFYLNANQNELTSIPATIGKLIKLKNLDLWSNNIDRFPDELKDLRSLLVLDLRVILIPDAQQSNIQAMLPRAKVYFSPYCKCQQ; the protein is encoded by the coding sequence TTGAAATTGAAAATCACATATCCCACATTTCTTAAAAAGCGTTTGATTGTCCTCTTGGTTTTCATTTCTACAGGAGCATTTTCTCAAACCGTTTTATTGGATTCACTTACCTTAGATACTTTGAAAGCGTTTACGAGTTTAGAGGATGCCCTTAAAAATCCAGAAAAAGTAATTAAGCTGGAATTGCGTAGGAAAAAGTTGAAATCATTTCCGATGGAGATTTTGAAATTTCCAAATCTTCAATACCTCGACCTAACCAAAAACGACATTAAAGAATTGCCTGCAGAAATAGCACAGCTTAAAAACTTGCAATATTTTTCAATTTCCAAAAATGGATTGGAAGAATTTCCACCTGAAATTGGTCAGCTCACGAACTTGTTTTATTTAAACGCCAATCAAAATGAGTTAACCTCTATTCCTGCAACCATTGGTAAATTGATAAAGCTTAAAAATTTGGATTTATGGAGCAATAATATCGATCGCTTCCCTGATGAATTGAAAGATTTAAGAAGCTTGTTAGTATTGGATTTGCGTGTTATTTTAATTCCGGATGCACAACAGAGTAACATTCAAGCCATGTTGCCTCGAGCGAAAGTGTATTTCTCTCCTTATTGTAAATGCCAGCAGTAG
- a CDS encoding bifunctional riboflavin kinase/FAD synthetase, translated as MKVYSNIEDFKEVKNPIVTTGTFDGVHLGHQKIIARLKDVAQKHQGETVLLTFYPHPRMVLFPDDNELKLLNTQQEKIELLEKYGIDHLIIHPFTKEFSRLTSVEFVRNILVNQLRTNRLIIGYNHHFGRNREGSFEHLKEFGPVYGFDVEEIPAKDIDSIEVSSTKIRVALQSGDVETANTYLGHTYSITGKVIKGNQLGRTLGYPTANIFIDDKYKLIPADGVYAVKVGVQGKSYGGMLNVGNNPTIDGKGRSIEVNLFDFSGDIYGADATIYFIKRLRDEQKFNGLDELKNALAIDKQNALKIVSA; from the coding sequence ATGAAGGTTTACTCCAATATTGAGGATTTTAAAGAGGTTAAAAATCCGATAGTTACCACCGGCACCTTTGACGGTGTTCACCTTGGTCACCAAAAAATTATTGCCCGGTTAAAAGATGTTGCTCAGAAACATCAGGGTGAAACCGTTCTCCTCACCTTTTATCCTCATCCTCGAATGGTTCTTTTTCCAGATGATAATGAGCTAAAACTCCTGAATACCCAGCAAGAAAAAATTGAATTACTAGAGAAATACGGCATCGACCACTTGATAATTCACCCTTTTACCAAAGAATTTTCCCGCCTCACCTCCGTGGAGTTTGTACGCAATATATTGGTGAATCAGTTACGCACGAATCGATTGATTATTGGCTATAACCATCATTTTGGAAGAAATAGGGAGGGTTCGTTCGAACATTTAAAGGAATTTGGACCGGTTTATGGATTTGATGTCGAAGAAATTCCGGCTAAGGATATTGATAGCATTGAGGTGAGCTCTACCAAAATACGTGTTGCTCTCCAGTCGGGTGATGTTGAAACGGCTAATACCTATCTCGGACATACGTATTCGATTACAGGTAAGGTGATAAAAGGCAATCAATTGGGCCGAACATTAGGTTATCCAACGGCTAATATTTTTATTGATGATAAGTATAAACTTATCCCTGCTGATGGTGTTTATGCTGTAAAGGTTGGTGTGCAAGGTAAATCCTATGGCGGAATGTTGAATGTAGGCAATAATCCTACAATTGATGGAAAGGGCAGAAGTATTGAAGTAAACCTTTTCGACTTTTCAGGAGATATTTATGGAGCTGACGCAACCATTTATTTTATTAAGCGTCTAAGAGATGAACAGAAGTTTAATGGTTTGGATGAGCTGAAAAATGCACTGGCAATTGATAAACAAAATGCGCTTAAAATAGTATCTGCTTGA
- a CDS encoding F0F1 ATP synthase subunit beta, whose amino-acid sequence MSTQTGKISQVIGPVIDVSFEGGATLPNILDALEVVKPNGQVVILETQKHVGEDTVRTIAMDSSDGLYRGMTVTATGAGITMPVGEQVKGRLFNVVGDAIDGIKQTDKKGGAPIHRMPPKYEDLSTSTEVLFTGIKVIDLLEPYAKGGKIGLFGGAGVGKTVLIMELINNIAKGYEGLSVFAGVGERTREGNDLLREMIESNVIRYGEAFKHSMESGGWDLSKVDLKELEKSQATLVFGQMNEPPGARARVALSGLTMAEYFRDGDEKSGGRDILFFIDNIFRFTQAGSEVSALLGRMPSAVGYQPTLATEMGLMQERITSTKRGSITSVQAVYVPADDLTDPAPATTFAHLDATTVLNRKIAELGIYPAVDPLDSTSRILTPVVLGEAHYGTAQRVKTILQRYKELQDIIAILGMDELSEEDKLVVSRARRVQRFLSQPFHVAEQFTGLKGVFVSIEDTIKGFNMIMNGEVDQYPEAAFNLVGTIEDAIEKGKSILAEAK is encoded by the coding sequence ATGTCGACACAAACAGGTAAAATTTCACAAGTAATTGGTCCGGTTATAGACGTAAGTTTTGAAGGCGGAGCTACATTACCAAACATTTTGGATGCATTAGAAGTTGTAAAACCGAATGGCCAAGTTGTTATTTTAGAAACACAAAAACACGTTGGAGAAGACACCGTGCGAACAATCGCGATGGACTCTTCTGACGGATTATATCGTGGTATGACTGTTACCGCAACCGGTGCAGGAATCACAATGCCTGTTGGTGAGCAGGTAAAAGGTCGTTTATTCAACGTTGTTGGAGATGCGATTGACGGTATTAAACAAACAGACAAAAAAGGTGGTGCACCAATTCACCGTATGCCTCCTAAGTATGAAGATTTATCAACTTCTACAGAGGTTTTGTTTACAGGTATTAAAGTAATTGACCTTTTAGAGCCTTATGCAAAAGGTGGTAAAATTGGTTTGTTCGGTGGTGCCGGTGTAGGTAAAACCGTATTGATTATGGAGTTAATTAACAACATCGCTAAAGGATACGAAGGTTTATCTGTATTCGCAGGTGTTGGTGAGCGTACCCGTGAAGGAAACGATTTATTGCGTGAGATGATTGAATCAAATGTAATCCGTTATGGAGAAGCATTTAAGCATTCTATGGAAAGTGGCGGATGGGATTTATCAAAAGTAGATTTAAAAGAGTTAGAAAAATCACAAGCAACCTTGGTGTTCGGTCAGATGAACGAGCCTCCGGGAGCACGTGCTCGTGTTGCCTTGTCAGGATTGACAATGGCGGAATATTTCCGTGATGGTGATGAAAAATCAGGTGGGCGTGATATCCTTTTCTTTATCGATAACATTTTCCGTTTTACACAAGCTGGTTCTGAGGTTTCTGCGTTGTTAGGCCGTATGCCTTCAGCGGTAGGTTACCAACCAACATTGGCAACTGAGATGGGATTGATGCAAGAGCGTATTACTTCAACGAAACGTGGTTCTATTACTTCGGTACAAGCGGTTTACGTTCCTGCGGATGACTTAACCGATCCGGCTCCTGCTACAACATTTGCCCATTTGGATGCAACAACCGTATTGAATCGTAAAATTGCTGAGTTAGGAATTTACCCTGCGGTGGATCCATTGGATTCTACTTCTCGTATCTTAACTCCGGTTGTTTTAGGTGAAGCACATTATGGAACAGCTCAACGTGTGAAAACCATTTTACAACGTTACAAAGAATTACAAGATATCATTGCAATCCTTGGTATGGACGAATTATCTGAAGAAGACAAATTGGTTGTATCTCGTGCAAGACGTGTTCAACGTTTCTTATCTCAGCCTTTCCACGTTGCTGAACAGTTTACAGGATTAAAAGGTGTATTCGTTTCAATTGAAGATACCATCAAAGGATTTAACATGATTATGAATGGTGAAGTGGATCAATATCCTGAAGCAGCATTCAACCTTGTTGGAACAATTGAAGATGCAATTGAAAAAGGTAAGAGCATTTTAGCGGAAGCGAAATAA